The proteins below are encoded in one region of Helicoverpa zea isolate HzStark_Cry1AcR chromosome 21, ilHelZeax1.1, whole genome shotgun sequence:
- the LOC124640734 gene encoding uncharacterized protein LOC124640734, producing MPGIQCAACKLFASAIEGVKCGSSKCRRLYHRGCVNFKPDVAIPPSWRCPECKKNLVRDNRADTPIRGSAGSAGGPASQTSSVARTTGELDASCSSPAPVVCEQQRASPSSASTPLHRSASTAVTAAREISPVVGSGLGLLMDELRAMRAEIQEFRKEMELEMAQLVSAMSHCNGRIDGLEARISALEQQAATGRSSADEVVEELRRELNDRDQDLLANDVEITNIPEAPSDHPIHIAKVVGLKLGVQLEERDIISAERVGGKQLNATSSAGPAVTRPRAIVVRLARRELRDELLASARVRRGATTADLDLPGPPQRFFINERLTKTNRRLFRMARDAARLHNWRFVWTKRGRILARRSPGDSTQRIRTDEDIVKFFGPVNNETT from the coding sequence ATGCCGGGTATCCAGTGCGCAGCTTGCAAGCTCTTTGCATCGGCGATAGAGGGCGTCAAGTGTGGTAGTAGCAAGTGTCGGCGACTATACCACCGAGGATGCGTTAATTTTAAGCCAGACGTAGCTATCCCACCTTCCTGGCGCTGCCCTGAATGTAAAAAGAACCTGGTCAGGGATAACAGGGCAGATACTCCAATCAGAGGTTCGGCTGGCTCCGCGGGAGGTCCTGCAAGCCAAACTAGCTCAGTGGCCCGCACGACTGGTGAGTTGGATGCCAGCTGCTCTAGCCCAGCACCCGTGGTCTGCGAGCAACAACGCGCTAGCCCGTCGTCTGCTTCTACGCCGCTACATAGGAGCGCCTCCACAGCTGTCACTGCGGCACGGGAAATCTCTCCTGTCGTAGGCTCTGGTTTGGGTTTGCTCATGGATGAGTTGAGAGCGATGCGTGCGGAGATTCAAGAGTTTCGCAAGGAGATGGAGTTGGAGATGGCGCAGCTGGTATCTGCAATGAGTCACTGCAATGGGCGCATCGATGGCCTCGAGGCCAGAATAAGCGCTTTGGAACAACAGGCTGCTACGGGTCGTTCATCGGCAGATGAGGTCGTGGAAGAGTTGAGGCGCGAGCTGAACGATAGGGATCAGGACCTATTGGCAAATGATGTGGAGATAACTAATATACCGGAGGCTCCTTCTGATCACCCTATCCACATCGCTAAAGTTGTAGGCCTTAAGTTAGGGGTACAGTTGGAGGAGCGCGACATCATCAGCGCGGAGCGGGTCGGCGGCAAGCAGCTCAACGCCACTAGCTCTGCCGGGCCGGCGGTGACGCGGCCGCGTGCCATAGTCGTGCGCCTGGCGCGCCGCGAGCTGCGCGACGAGCTGCTGGCGAGcgcgcgcgtgcggcgcgggGCGACCACCGCCGACCTCGACCTGCCCGGCCCGCCACAGCGCTTCTTCATCAACGAGCGCCTCACGAAGACAAATCGCCGGTTGTTTCGGATGGCCCGAGATGCTGCTCGCCTCCACAATTGGAGATTTGTGTGGACCAAGCGCGGGCGCATACTTGCCAGGAGGAGTCCGGGTGATTCCACTCAAAGAATCCGCACTGATGAGgatattgttaagttttttggacctgttaataatgaaacaacttga